CGGGAACCGAAGCGGTGGTGCGGGCGTACTACGCCGCGCTCGACGGACACGCCTACGAGAACCTCGAGTCGCTGCTCGCATCCGACTTTCGCCAGCGCCGCCCCGACCGGACCCTCGAGGGGCGCGAGGCGTTCGTCCGGTTCATGCGCGAGGAGCGGCCCAACAGAGAAACGACCCACGAACTGGAGAGCGTGGTCGTCGACGGCGACCGCGCCGTCGTCCGGGGTCGGCTGCTCG
Above is a genomic segment from Natrononativus amylolyticus containing:
- a CDS encoding nuclear transport factor 2 family protein; this encodes MAGVGEPTDGAGTEAVVRAYYAALDGHAYENLESLLASDFRQRRPDRTLEGREAFVRFMREERPNRETTHELESVVVDGDRAVVRGRLLDGGEELLAFSDHFALEDGRINRLETDTR